ttagaaaaaatataaaaataaatgatgtaagAAAAAAGGTTTCTTGGATCCTCGGACTAAACAAACAAAGTCATTATTATTTCCACATTTATcatgtgatattttttattaaaagctgCATGGTGGGGCTTTTCTAAATATATCTGAAACAACcaggtgtttaattttttttttttttttttttttttttttttggtataacagattagcatttttttctgaaagttttcagaaaaaaaaaaatctagttcagCCCTATACAGGAACTCTGCTTTTCAAACACATAATCCAGACACAGTGATCATCAAACTAGTGACTCAAACAGATACGTCGCTGGTATTAAGTTCACTTTCATGCAAAGTAGTCAGTGACCTTCTGCGAGTTTCAGACCTTCTTTGCAAATGTTGAAGTTGGACTAGTGTTCAAAAAAGTTGACTGACTAATTTGAGCTGCTCTGAATTCAGTttcaattcatgcattcattcctTCATTTATCTTTCAAAAGGGCATTAAACACATCTGAGCGTGAATGCAGTGAGGATACCTTTGTGCCAAGTCTGGCCGTactctcctcctcctctgatGTTAGCTACAGCCAGGATCCCACCCAGGTGTCTAATAAAGAGCAGGTATGCAGTACTGCACATATAGACAGAGAAATAATTGGTTATTTTGGTATACTCATCTTTCACATACTCTCTTCCTTTTCCATCCAATTCCATTTGCAATCTTTAGTCAAACACAAACTGAGAGCTTTATACTTACTTATAATATGGCTGAATTGAGTTCTCAAAGCCTCCATAACCATACAGAAATACTGGATGAGAGCGGTCTCTTTCTATGCCACGTGCATGTACCAGGAACATTGGGATCTTTGTGCCATCTTTACTGGGGTAAAACACCTGTAATGCACAAATACTTAAGGTATATTATTACactgccagtcaaaagttttaaataattacaattttctaaacttttttttgaaagaagtatattATGCTCATCATGACtgtgtatatttgattaaaatttaagtgaaaacattaatattgtgaaattattacaatttaaaataactgttttctatttgaatgtatctttaaaatgaaatttaatattcagcagtcattactccgaTCTACAGTGTTttatgacccttcagaaatcattctaaatgctGATTTGCTTAAAATTGTTAATAAGGTTCATGAAACCTTTTTTCATGAAATCATGAAACACTTTattgcaggattctttgatgaatacaaaatttccactaaaatattaagcaagatGATAATAACCAAAAATGCTTCTTAAGCACCACATCagtatattaaatgatttctgaaggatcatgttacactgaagactggagtaatgaagcataagatactttttttcattggaattaaaaaaaaaatcataattatatcatatttttgCTAAGTATTGTACATATTACATATTTGCAGTATTGAAGCTTCCTGTAGCTTGTGATTCATGTGTTTTTTCAGGACAGACTGCAGCCTGACCTGAGTTGTCTGGTAGTCACTCGGGTTGATGCCTTTTACTTCCACCTGCCGGAAGATCGTGGGCTCTGGGTTGGGTTGACTCAGGTTACAGTGGTAGATTATGCCTGAGCAATTAGATATCaagaataaaaacacttttcttacTCTGGAAATCTATGTGATCTCCTTTTTACTTCCACAGTGAATGCACATACTGGGGTGTCCTCATACTTTAGGTCATGTAGTGTGTTTTGACATAAATGATgcacacattttgattttttaagtGTGATTACCTGGTGTAGTGAAAGAGGTGAACTTGTAGAAGAAGTCAGGGTGCTTCTTCTTGCAGCTGAGGCCGACTACAGTGCCCACATCTAGCGGCAGGTCTCTGATCAGTTTCCCTGACTGCAGCTCATAGAGCTGTAAGATGTCCTTCACGTCATGCACATAATTCACCAGCAGATAGCGCTGGTTCACACACTCCACAAAGCCTGCAGACAAGATATAAACACCGTCAGGCTGTAGTTCTCTGTTTTTATTGGAAATGAGTTAATGATAGTGTGAGTaaagaggaagtgtgtgtgtgtgtgtgtgtgtgtgtgtgtacgtgcgtgtgtgtgtggaggctTGTGACAGTTTCACCCACAGATGTTGCCTACTGCAGAATACTAAGAAATTTGTTTCCAAAATGTTTTAACCGAAACATTCTATGAGGAAAAATGAAGGGGtaaccggggctagttgtcacaagagTTACTGTAATTATGAGATAACGGTCCAATTACACAAATGAGTGTTTTTCCTAGCAGTGGTTTTGTATGTTGCTTTCAGCTATATGTTAAAGGTAGTTTTATGTGTTTAACTTTATActgttcataatatatatatatatatactatttaatttCTGCTTAAAGAATTGTGATCTGTATTTTTTCAGAGTAATAACAGTGAAAATGTTttaagctgttgttgttgttttgtaatgaaGGCATTAAGGTATGTGTCTAGGGTCTCAAACTAACATTGTTCCACACCTGCCAATGGCCGGTGACTTGAGAAAATTTACTGgccataaatatttctttattttttaccattCATTAAGTATGtgcattatttcattaataaaaacaagacaGAGCAAATTGTGGAAGCTTACACAataacatgaagcagcacaacttttttcatgacttataataataagaaatgtttcttaagcagcagatcagcaattctaaatgatcatgtgacactgaagactggcgtaatggctgctgaaaattcagctttgccttcacaaaaattaatgacattttaaatatatataagaaacaaaaaaagaaacagctttttttaaactgtaacaatatttaaattatatatatatatatatatatatatatatatatatatatatatatatatatatatatatatatatatatatatatatatatatatatatatatatatataaataataactatttttaatattcatgcagccttgttgagcaggaaagagatttctttcaaaaacatctcaaGCTCTCATCTCTTTTCTTTGCTACCAAACGTTAAACCATAgagtttttattttggtgaaaggaccaaaaaaaaaaaaatctcttttgaaatgtttttctttgttgacAAGAGTGAATAATGTTCTCTTACCAAGAACATCTTTCTCATGCTGGGGGATGAGGGTTTTCCAGTGTGTCTGCTCTGGTTTCTGCAGGTCTATGGTGATAAGGCGGTAACGAGGAGCGTCCAGGTTAGTGCGTAAAGTGAAGACGGTGCCCTCATTGGTgatgtatgtgtactgtgcttCAAATGTGTCAACCAGCTTCACCCATGGCAGCAAACCTTGaatagcattattattaaattaataaattatttagcaagtatgcattaaaacgatcaagagtgacagtaaagacattattccaaaacatttctatttcaaaaaaatcctgaaaaaatgtgttATAGCTTACACAACAATAATAGGCAGCACAAAATTTTCATGATTGATTATTAATAAGAAGTTTTcttaagcagcatattagaatgatttctgaaggatcatgtgacactggagtaactgctgctgaaatttcagtcaacaaattttttactatttttaatattcatgcaGCCATGTTGAGCAGGaaagagattatatatatatatatatatatatatagagattgattattgaatatatatatatatatatatatatatatatatatatatatatatatatatacatatatatgtgtgtgtgttttttgttttttttctttgctattaGGCATTCCACATGCCAAACATTACCACATGCAAACTGACCTGTGATGCCACTGGGCAGCTGCTGCAGGTCACAGTACCACAGACGGTTCACTGGCTCACAACCCTCGGTGATGGACAGCACTGCATACCTGCCATCGTCAGAGACCTGGGCAGAtgaggagaaaaagagaaacagtaGAAGGATTGTGTAAGAAAAAGAGAACCACAAAAAAAAGGAGAACAATTAATTTTAGCCTAGGTAATTGTGTcaaattctttataaatatttcatcaCATTGCATGAATCGTAGGAGCAAATTGCTTCATTTTATCTTCCCAAAAAGTGGGTTTTGTATAAATTTGGTGTTCTCTTACAGTAAGGCTACTCTGCCATTTTGGGTTGTCAGGAAATTCTGCCACCAGGATATCTTCTGATTGGCTTGTGCCAATGACATGATAGTAAAGCTTCTGGTTTAGGTTTGTTGTGGTCTCAGTGCCTAAAATGGACAGAAAAGGAGCAAATCACAGAAAGTCAACATGAACTGCCATTCATAACCTGTGTTACTTCCGTACTGTAGAAGAAGTGTAGAGCAGGAACTGGATTGTGAAAGGTGGGTTTCATGCCACACTGGAAGCACCTTAAGTAATGTCAGTGAAGAAGGAAAGTAGTGTAGTTGGCCATCAGTGTGCACATACCATCAGCTTTGCCATCCTGTCGAGGGTAGCAGTTGTAGAAGATGCCTTTGGCATCATGAGTCCAGGCCAGGCAGCTGAACTTTACCCTCTCCAGAACGTCTTGCAGTTTGGTGAGGTCATCAGCCTTCAGGAAGTGTACAGTCACCCAATCAGAGCCTGCGCTGCTCAGGCCATAGGCAAAATACTCACATTCCTCTGACAGGCGACCCACTGCACATCAGCAAGTAGAAAAAAGACACGAGAATGATCAACAAGCTATgataaaatacagatttgatAATTTAAGCACAAAATTGTCAACTTTAATGGTGCGATTGAAGCTAATGCACTCTAAATGGCAAATATCAATATAAAGAAACGCTGCAAAACAGAGGCATTTGAAAGAGGGTGTGCAAAAGAGTaagaaagacagatagaaagaGATCAAAGGAATGAAAGGCAAAAATGAGGAAAGACAGAGCTGTAAATTACAGCAATGTGAAGGATTCTTGGCAGACGTGCTGTTGGgtttacagtaataaaaatcTGTGGGTATTCCTCATAGACAAATATCTTTGTTTATGAACATTAGATTTACAGGCAatggttaaagaaaaaaaatgttgcctatGTAAATGtgcagttgaatgaatgaatctgcCTTTGAGCAGTGAGGATACACGTAACTCAAAAATTCCAGCTGTGTATTTTACTGAAGGACACACAGTCCCTCAGGGCTGAAGCTTATCTCCAAACCTGTTCAGCAAAGACATCAATAAACAGTTATAACAGCCACTTCAGGAAAAGACTGAGAAGGGAAAGTAGTCTGGTTTCCCATTTATGCAAATTAGTTGGTGTAAAAATATCTGCAGAGAAAAACTTAAATAGCCAGAAAACTACtgtaaaaatgtacacttaaattagaaagagaaaaaatgcataaatcaagAGATATACAGACAGgctgtgatgtttgtgtgtgtgtatgtgcaggtTTATATGCTTATGagaacacaaatgtgtataatgaaatACAGTAGGTATTACACTTCCTATGTCCTCATAAAACAaatagcttaatttttttttttttttttttgaaaatctaaaaaatctaaaagtttttTCTGTGATGGGTAGGGTTAGTGTAAGGGAAtagaaaatagaatagaaaaaccactacgcctatggagagtccccataaaccacaaaaacgtgtgtgtgtgcagtgtgtgtgtgtgtgtgtttttgtattacttcttttttttttgttatgcaatCCCGTGCATCTCAAGAGCTCCACAAATAGAAAGACCTAAACTCTCACCTTAGATATTTACcagttttatgtatataatattttggaAATTCATTTTacttagtataatttttttcctgcACTCCATATAcgtattaatgtatttatagaaATAGTTTTTCATGTGCTCATtaaatacacttatttatttatagaatccaaatgtttatttgtattgtatgttttaaaagtctacattctttcattttaattagtataATTGTTATTATGCCCtcctttattatcattattctccaaatttatagtttttgtttgtttgtttttgtagtttgaaTACAGATTTCTTGTCTCTTTTTAAACAGGAGTGAAATCTGTCAAGACTTGTAAGGAAAGGATAAAAGAAAAGAGGCAAGAAAAGATTGAAAAGGAAAAACTACAATAGGATGTTAGTGTAAGTGAATTATAGATgcgtgtaaatgtattttgaatcaatcaatcaatcaaactcaCTTTTGAGAGCCACAGTTCCATCCTCTGAGAGAGTGTTTGGGTCAAAGAACACAGATGCAGGACTGTTTAAAGAGTCCTGCACATAGAGCACATTCTGGTTCTGCAGACCCTCGTTATGAGAATAGAAATATCTACAATAGAATGttgattaaatgtatttcatttcacTTATTTAAGTATAAGATGGTATAAGCATTGCACAAGgttacattttatgtcttgtgttatttttaaagtgcatttattgGATTAGacgtttttttaatgtaaaatattttatgaatgtaaaaaaagtttgtcGCTTTGAAAACTTTGTGCAATCGGCCTGGGCTGTATTTGGTGTTGTCTGTTTGATCTGATCGCTACCTGTTTCCTCTCTTGTAAGGACAGCTGTATTTGGGGTAGTTGTAGAGCTCCGTGAGGCGCTGGTGAAACCGCTCTTTGACTGTACACTGTTCCAGGAATGGCATGGTCAACTTATTCTGCTCTTCAACAAACATCTGCAGGGTGGGTGAGGGACACTGTTAAAATGGTCGTTTTCATGCACACAGAGAActtgtttatatgtaaatttttCTACACATTTCTTTGTTCCAGTTATGTGGGCCAAAGGTGGAGACCAGGAAACAAAACAGGGTGAGCCTAAAAATACGACGTGCATGGTGGTATGGATTGTTTACCTTGTCCGATAAGAAAGAGAAAGTCGTTTTAGCTCACGAAAGCTTGTAACTGTCTTGTTATGTCAGTATTGCAGTAAAAGGATGCTGCAGGGACATTTATTGTCAATCGAACCCATTTATTTACGTAAacgttaatattttaataatttaacaacacatttgcatgttcatggttctctgatgtaagttaatggtcacatgagcagaatatatatatatacattttttttaaatattgcttaaGCAGATGTTTTgagtagtttattattttaaaaatagtaattcatattaattttacattttgatgattttattaattattgccTTAGTCTGAAAAACCTTGCTGTAATTTCTTGTAATGCAAATATGCTGGTGAACCAAGGATGATACAGAATTTGGTTAATGGTGCTTAAACTAATTGGTTCAgtctttacagcatttttattgCAAACTTGGCTGGATAGGGTTTAGAAAGCATTATTTTCCCTCTTTGAAACCAGGAATAAATCCTATTAACATTAATGTAGGTCTGAGATTGGGAAGAATTTGTATGTGATTTGCATTTGTAGCAGAATTTATGGTTATGAACAGAGAAAAATCTGATTATGAACAACgttaaataattatgtatgttatatattggCACTACATTTTTGCTTACATTCAGTACAGTACAATAGTACCAGTGTTTTTGGACTCTATATTGACAACTGCTGGCCTGGATTCATGAAGTTAGTATACAAACTTGGCTGTTTTTATCTACAGTGGATATTCTTGGTTtgagttttaatgatttttttgtgctttgtggTGGTTCATGCTGGGAAGCGACTGACTGTGGCATTAGTCAATTGCGTGAGCTAGTCATGGTATGTCGACATCACAGTGCCCATGAGGGGGACACCTGCTTTatgcagaataaaatatttttctaagacTAATACTATATGTATGGAGGAAAACTGTGATTATATatcattactgtttattt
The Cyprinus carpio isolate SPL01 chromosome A19, ASM1834038v1, whole genome shotgun sequence genome window above contains:
- the LOC109088040 gene encoding prolyl endopeptidase-like; its protein translation is MAFKYPEARRDDSKVDDYHGVKVPDPYHWLEDPDSEETKMFVEEQNKLTMPFLEQCTVKERFHQRLTELYNYPKYSCPYKRGNRYFYSHNEGLQNQNVLYVQDSLNSPASVFFDPNTLSEDGTVALKMGRLSEECEYFAYGLSSAGSDWVTVHFLKADDLTKLQDVLERVKFSCLAWTHDAKGIFYNCYPRQDGKADGTETTTNLNQKLYYHVIGTSQSEDILVAEFPDNPKWQSSLTVSDDGRYAVLSITEGCEPVNRLWYCDLQQLPSGITGLLPWVKLVDTFEAQYTYITNEGTVFTLRTNLDAPRYRLITIDLQKPEQTHWKTLIPQHEKDVLGFVECVNQRYLLVNYVHDVKDILQLYELQSGKLIRDLPLDVGTVVGLSCKKKHPDFFYKFTSFTTPGIIYHCNLSQPNPEPTIFRQVEVKGINPSDYQTTQVFYPSKDGTKIPMFLVHARGIERDRSHPVFLYGYGGFENSIQPYYNTAYLLFIRHLGGILAVANIRGGGEYGQTWHKAGTLGSKQNCFDDFQCAAEYLIQEGYTTASRIAINGASNGGLLVAACVNQQPELFGCAVAKVGVMDMLKFHKFTIGHAWTTDYGCADDPEQFKWLIKYSPLHNLPQTPQDGTPYPAMLLLTADHDDRVVPLHTLKYVATLQHGMGRSPGQTQPLLVRVDTRSGHGAGKPTAKAILEDTHIFSFIAETLKLSWRE